The following are encoded in a window of Bacteroidales bacterium genomic DNA:
- a CDS encoding glycosyl transferase — protein sequence MKFGYFDDAHREYVIQNPRTPYPWINYLGAEAFFSLISNTGGGYSFFRDARLRRITRFRYNNIPLDSNGKYFYIKEGNEFWNPGWQPSRTPLDFYECRHGLGYSVITGEKNQLRAELLAFVPLKFNGEVQRLRLTNKSSSEKKIQVFSFVEWCLWNALDDMTNFQRNFSTGEVEVEGSAIYHKTEYKERRNHFAFHSVNVPVTAFDTDRESFLGMYNGLDRPETVAAGKLTGSIAHGWSPVAAFQIDISIEPGTSKDLVFILGYVENPEDRKWETKGIINKEQARLMINRFADTRSVDEAMKELKDYWTGLFSVFQVRSHDERIDRMVNIWNQYQCMVTFNMSRSASYFESGIGRGLGFRDSNQDLIGFVHQDPERARERIIDIASTQFEDGGAYHQYQPLTKRGNNEIGGNFNDDPLWLILSTTAYIKETGDFGILDVSVPFDNHPDKAAPLMEHLKRSFDHVVNNLGPHGLPLIGRADWNDCLNLNCFSTNPDESFQTTENKKGGVAESVFIGGMFVLYGNEYARLCEIRGMEEEARRARAHVHAMEKAVMDHGWDGEWFLRAYDYFGNKVGSKENEEGKIFIEPQGFCIMAGIGLADGKAETALASVKKYLDCPYGIVLNHPAFTYYHLNLGEISTYPAGYKENAGIFCHNNPWIMIAETMVGNGKQAFEYYTKIAPSFLEDISDLHKTEPYVYSQMIAGKDAWKPGEAKNSWLTGTAAWNFYAITQYILGIRPDYFGLIVDPCIPSEWKEFHVQRIFRGVKYHIHIKNPAGVMKGIRSVTLNGKPVEGNMLPLLKSGEEASVEVIMG from the coding sequence ATGAAATTCGGATATTTTGACGATGCGCACCGGGAGTATGTAATTCAAAATCCCAGAACTCCCTACCCCTGGATTAACTACCTCGGAGCCGAGGCATTCTTTTCACTGATTTCCAATACAGGCGGAGGGTATAGCTTCTTCAGGGATGCGCGCCTGCGCCGCATTACAAGGTTCAGATACAATAATATCCCTCTCGACTCAAACGGAAAATACTTTTATATAAAGGAAGGAAATGAATTCTGGAATCCGGGATGGCAACCTTCGCGTACTCCCCTTGATTTTTATGAGTGCCGGCACGGGTTGGGGTATTCCGTCATTACAGGGGAAAAAAATCAGCTAAGGGCTGAATTGCTGGCTTTTGTTCCTCTGAAATTTAACGGAGAAGTGCAACGACTGCGTTTAACAAACAAAAGTTCATCAGAAAAGAAAATTCAGGTTTTCAGTTTCGTTGAATGGTGTTTGTGGAATGCACTTGATGACATGACCAATTTCCAGCGTAATTTTTCCACCGGGGAAGTGGAAGTTGAAGGTTCTGCAATTTACCATAAAACGGAGTATAAGGAGCGGCGGAACCATTTTGCATTTCATTCGGTCAATGTTCCCGTGACAGCGTTCGATACTGACAGGGAAAGTTTTTTAGGCATGTATAACGGCCTCGACAGGCCAGAAACTGTTGCAGCGGGGAAGCTGACCGGCAGCATTGCGCACGGATGGTCGCCGGTAGCGGCATTTCAGATTGACATTTCAATAGAACCAGGTACATCAAAAGATCTTGTTTTTATTCTTGGATATGTTGAAAACCCTGAAGACAGGAAGTGGGAAACTAAGGGTATCATCAACAAGGAACAGGCCCGGCTTATGATAAACCGCTTTGCAGATACCCGCTCGGTTGATGAGGCAATGAAAGAACTGAAGGATTACTGGACGGGACTGTTTTCTGTTTTTCAGGTCAGATCGCACGATGAACGGATTGACAGAATGGTCAACATCTGGAACCAGTATCAGTGCATGGTCACTTTCAACATGTCACGCAGTGCCTCCTATTTTGAATCAGGGATTGGCAGGGGACTGGGATTCAGGGATTCCAACCAGGACCTTATAGGTTTTGTGCATCAGGATCCTGAAAGGGCGCGTGAGCGCATCATTGATATCGCTTCCACCCAGTTTGAAGACGGAGGAGCCTACCATCAATATCAACCGCTGACCAAGCGGGGGAACAATGAAATAGGAGGTAATTTCAATGATGATCCCCTCTGGCTCATTCTTTCGACCACTGCCTATATTAAAGAAACGGGCGATTTCGGCATCCTTGATGTTTCAGTGCCTTTTGATAATCACCCTGATAAGGCCGCTCCTTTAATGGAGCACCTCAAGCGGTCATTCGATCACGTCGTCAATAATCTGGGTCCGCACGGCCTGCCCCTGATAGGAAGAGCTGACTGGAACGACTGTTTGAACCTCAACTGTTTTTCAACCAACCCTGACGAATCGTTTCAGACAACAGAAAACAAAAAAGGAGGAGTTGCCGAATCGGTATTTATAGGAGGAATGTTTGTATTGTACGGAAATGAATATGCACGGTTATGTGAGATAAGGGGAATGGAAGAAGAAGCCCGTCGCGCACGGGCACATGTGCATGCCATGGAGAAAGCTGTGATGGATCACGGATGGGACGGTGAATGGTTCCTCAGGGCATATGATTACTTCGGAAACAAGGTTGGGTCAAAAGAAAATGAAGAGGGGAAAATATTCATCGAACCCCAGGGCTTTTGTATCATGGCCGGAATAGGGCTTGCTGACGGAAAAGCAGAAACGGCACTTGCCTCGGTAAAAAAATACCTTGACTGTCCTTACGGGATAGTTCTTAATCACCCAGCCTTTACCTATTACCATCTGAATCTGGGAGAAATCAGCACTTATCCGGCCGGATACAAGGAAAATGCCGGCATTTTCTGCCACAATAACCCCTGGATCATGATTGCGGAAACGATGGTTGGCAACGGAAAACAGGCATTTGAATATTACACCAAAATTGCTCCTTCCTTTCTTGAGGATATAAGTGATCTGCACAAAACAGAACCATACGTTTATTCCCAGATGATAGCCGGCAAAGACGCATGGAAACCGGGAGAGGCAAAAAATTCGTGGCTAACAGGCACAGCGGCATGGAATTTCTATGCCATTACACAGTATATACTGGGAATACGTCCTGATTATTTCGGACTGATAGTAGATCCCTGTATTCCTTCTGAATGGAAAGAGTTTCATGTACAAAGAATTTTCAGGGGAGTAAAATACCATATCCATATCAAGAACCCCGCCGGTGTTATGAAAGGAATCCGGTCGGTTACCCTGAACGGAAAGCCTGTGGAGGGAAACATGCTGCCCCTTCTCAAATCCGGAGAAGAAGCATCTGTTGAAGTCATTATGGGATAG